One part of the Prinia subflava isolate CZ2003 ecotype Zambia chromosome W unlocalized genomic scaffold, Cam_Psub_1.2 scaffold_33_NEW, whole genome shotgun sequence genome encodes these proteins:
- the LOC134565116 gene encoding ADP/ATP translocase 2-like isoform X1, with product MTDAAVSFAKDFLAGGVAAAISKTAVAPIERVKLLLQVQHASKQISAEKQYKGIIDCVVRIPREQGVLSFWRGNLANVIRYFPTQALNFAFKDKYKQIFLGSVDKRTQFWRYFAGNLASGGAAGATSLCFVYPLDFARTRLAADVGKAGADREFSGLGDCLIKIFRSDGLGGLYQGFSVSVQGIIIYRAAYFGIYDTAKGMLPDPKNTHIVVSWMIAQTVTAVAGLVSYPFDTVRRRMMMQSGRKGADIMYSGTLDCWRKIAQDEGSKAFFKGAWSNVL from the exons aTGACCGATGCGGCCGTATCCTTCGCCAAGGATTTCCTTGCCGGCGGGGTGGCGGCCGCCATCTCCAAGACGGCCGTCGCCCCCATCGAGAGGGTCAAGCTACTGCTGCAG GTGCAGCACGCCAGCAAACAAATCTCCGCTGAGAAGCAGTACAAGGGCATCATCGACTGTGTGGTGCGCATCCCGCGGGAGCAGGGCGTCCTCTCCTTCTGGCGCGGCAACTTGGCCAATGTGATCCGGTACTTCCCCACCCAAGCCCTCAACTTCGCCTTCAAGGATAAGTACAAACAGATCTTCCTGGGCAGCGTGGACAAGCGAACCCAGTTCTGGCGGTACTTCGCCGGTAACCTCGCATCCGGGGGTGCCGCCGGCGCGACCTCCCTCTGCTTCGTCTACCCCCTTGACTTTGCCCGAACCCGCCTGGCAGCGGATGTGGGTAAAGCCGGGGCCGACCGGGAGTTCAGTGGGCTTGGTGACTGCCTGATCAAAATCTTCCGCTCAGATGGCCTTGGGGGCCTGTACCAGGGCTTCAGTGTCTCTGTCCAAGGCATCATCATTTACAGAGCCGCCTACTTTGGTATCTACGACACCGCAAAGG GCATGCTTCCAGACCCAAAGAACACCCACATTGTTGTCAGCTGGATGATTGCTCAGACAGTCACTGCTGTCGCTGGTTTGGTCTCCTACCCTTTTGATACAGTTCGTCGTCGCATGATGATGCAGTCTGGCCGTAAAGGAG CTGACATAATGTACTCTGGCACTCTTGACTGCTGGCGGAAGATTGCCCAGGATGAGGGCTCCAAGGCCTTTTTCAAAGGTGCATGGTCAAACGTACTCTGA
- the LOC134565116 gene encoding ADP/ATP translocase 2-like isoform X2, with protein sequence MLGLWSGLTPSLLKVQHASKQISAEKQYKGIIDCVVRIPREQGVLSFWRGNLANVIRYFPTQALNFAFKDKYKQIFLGSVDKRTQFWRYFAGNLASGGAAGATSLCFVYPLDFARTRLAADVGKAGADREFSGLGDCLIKIFRSDGLGGLYQGFSVSVQGIIIYRAAYFGIYDTAKGMLPDPKNTHIVVSWMIAQTVTAVAGLVSYPFDTVRRRMMMQSGRKGADIMYSGTLDCWRKIAQDEGSKAFFKGAWSNVL encoded by the exons GTGCAGCACGCCAGCAAACAAATCTCCGCTGAGAAGCAGTACAAGGGCATCATCGACTGTGTGGTGCGCATCCCGCGGGAGCAGGGCGTCCTCTCCTTCTGGCGCGGCAACTTGGCCAATGTGATCCGGTACTTCCCCACCCAAGCCCTCAACTTCGCCTTCAAGGATAAGTACAAACAGATCTTCCTGGGCAGCGTGGACAAGCGAACCCAGTTCTGGCGGTACTTCGCCGGTAACCTCGCATCCGGGGGTGCCGCCGGCGCGACCTCCCTCTGCTTCGTCTACCCCCTTGACTTTGCCCGAACCCGCCTGGCAGCGGATGTGGGTAAAGCCGGGGCCGACCGGGAGTTCAGTGGGCTTGGTGACTGCCTGATCAAAATCTTCCGCTCAGATGGCCTTGGGGGCCTGTACCAGGGCTTCAGTGTCTCTGTCCAAGGCATCATCATTTACAGAGCCGCCTACTTTGGTATCTACGACACCGCAAAGG GCATGCTTCCAGACCCAAAGAACACCCACATTGTTGTCAGCTGGATGATTGCTCAGACAGTCACTGCTGTCGCTGGTTTGGTCTCCTACCCTTTTGATACAGTTCGTCGTCGCATGATGATGCAGTCTGGCCGTAAAGGAG CTGACATAATGTACTCTGGCACTCTTGACTGCTGGCGGAAGATTGCCCAGGATGAGGGCTCCAAGGCCTTTTTCAAAGGTGCATGGTCAAACGTACTCTGA